From the Telopea speciosissima isolate NSW1024214 ecotype Mountain lineage chromosome 9, Tspe_v1, whole genome shotgun sequence genome, the window ATGGCTGCCGGGTATCCAACTGGACTTTAACCCTTACCATTCAGACCTCGCATCCTGtgtgccctctctctctcagataGGGGATACAAGCTGCACCTACAGTTACCCATCATGAACTAAACTGGTAACAAATagttaaaaatttataaaaaaaaaaatattatatacaATAAAAAACGAATGAACAATTAATATTTTCCCCCAAGTTAAAGATAGGGAATGTACAAATGGTAATATGATACAAGGAAATCAGGATGTAGGGGAGACTCACTAACGATGACTACAAATTATCGGCTTCCTTTTTAGTTTCTCTAACATTACAATGAAGATAtatcacaatcaaaattttgcaaaggaaaaaaattaggaattaaaaagaGGGCCAAACGATAGAATCACCATCAAACTTCGGGATGGTGAGCGGTGCTATCAATGGATTTTCTCGCTAGTTCTATAGTTGGAGTCTGAGCTCCTGATTGGTCCATATCGCTGTAGGCATCCTCCATTGAAGCAGATTGGGCTCGCTTGTGATTCTTCCTATTGTCCCTCAACTTAAGGATTCGAGACAGTGACGGCACAATATCCCTCATAGAAGGACGTTTTCTTGAGACACTGTTAACGCATTTGTATGCAAGAGCTGCAATTTCATTGAGTTCTCGCACATCAAACTTTCCCTCAAGCCGAGAATCAGCAATCTCCTCCCACCCAAATCTTCCCTCAGTGCTCAATGCCGCCTAACCATCACcatgaaatataaatattttcacCACTAAATACTCAGTagcaaataaaatataaatattgatGGATATTTGGCAATGTAGAGCTCAAAACATTTTCAATAGAGGCTTTGCAGTATTATAAGCAGAAATACGCAAGCTTAACCTGATATAGCAATGACTGGCAATCAAGTGCCTAATTCATTTGATAAATTTTCAATCACTATCAcattatgagagagagagcttacgAGTTCAACATATTCCATAAGACCCTGTTGAGGATTCCGACCAGCGATAAGTTCAAAGAGCAAAACCCCAAAACTGTAAACATCACTTTTCTTGGTGAACGCCCTCGTTGATACATACTCAGGATCAAGATAACCAAAGGTTCCCCTGACATTTGATGCATGTGGGTTAACCATCTCTTCCCTTGAAAGCCCAAAATCAGCCACCTGCTCAAAAAATTAGTTATTATCTAGATCCACGGGCCAAAGAAGCCCAAGCATTCAAATATaagagtgattttttttttgttccctaTGTTCAATATGCATCAGTTTGTGGGAAAGATCAAGAAGGCTGGGCTTAtcataaagaaggaaaaatcaaGAATGCTGGAATATATAAGATCTTATTTGAGGGGCAAACCAATGCCATGATATAAATAGACTGCAAGAAAGGTAGCTTTTGATAATACCCTGGCTTTCATTGACTGATCCAACAGTATGTTAGAAGATTTGATGTCCCGATGCACTACAGGTGGAATGGCCTGTGgtaagagaaaagaataaaacCCAATAAACAGATAATCAGAGTTTTATTCAAAGTTCAGAGGATTTTtcatgagagagaaaaaattttACCCCATCATGAAGATACTCCAAACCTCTTGCTACATCTAGAGCTATACAAACCCTTAAATCCCATCTCAGAGGTTCATGTTTTGCACCTGCAGATTCAGTCATCAGGTGTTGATAACAGAAGTGTATgtgaaatagaaaaaaggatAATAGGCCTAAGAATACAgttaaaatttttcaaatttattaatatatattttccttctaacaaaaaaaaaaaaaaaaaacaaaggatctAATACAGAAGATAGTTTTCTTTCCTCTGCACCAATAAATGGCTTTAGAAAGTCATAGCTAGCCAAATACATGGGACCATACATATTCACTTTAAGATCAAGTAAATATGGTAACATTAAAAACAAAACTTTGGATGAACTGGACAATACCAAAGTGGTTCAAATTTTCAGGGGCTGTGCAGCAGCAAAAATATACTATCACAGTGAAGGATAgggttttataaaaaataaaaaataaaagtgaaggatagggacacttttttcCCAGACAGGAAAGGAAAGACAAATCTTAAAAATGCCTCACATCCAAGCATAATGACAAATATCCCAGCTCACAGAGTTTAATCATGCAAGTATGCAACATAGGCGTGCATCACAAAAGGTAGGACAACCATTGAAATCTACAACACAACAACTAAAAAGTTGAACGAATTGGATGTTTGTAACCacaaaattttgaagaatttttaCAAATACCCCAGCTCATAGACTTTAATTTTGCAAGTATGCATTATAGGCATTCTTCATATCTATAACACTACAACTAAAAAGTTGAACCAATTGGATCCATCAAATCCATAAGAATTTTCTCATACAACTGTTTCTTACATTTTGCCTCCTCTGTCAATTGAAAAGAGTGACGAATCAGTTGAGTGGTAACTTACTATATAAATGAGATGAAAGACTGCCATTGCTCATGTACACATAAACAAGCATATGCTGGCCTTTTTCTGCACAATATCCCACCAAATTCACAAGGTTTCTATGATGTAATCTGCCTAGTAACAGAACctgaaaataaaaggggaaaaagataaAGTGTTTAAGCAAGTGAAGTTATTTTGGAAGGTGGGTCGAAAAATTGATTTCCTGAGTGTGAAACTTTTTGATAAGCAAAACCCAACTTGAAGGCATGAAtttaaagaggggggggggcttATGGTTATGGTCATGAGCTAAAAATAAGTAGGCTAATTGGCTTGCATGTTGCACTCATATCAAGAAATTTCTCACTGATCATGAAGGCCCAAAGGCACCCCACCCCTTTGAAAAGTATAATGACAAAAAACTGGTTTCAGTAAAGAATAAGACCAAATCAAAGGTGCCACCAAGCCAAGAACTAAATGAAATTGTACAAGACAAAAGAGAAACATTATAGGGTATACAAAATCTTGTATTATTAGGCATCGGAAATCCTGTTGAGACCATTTAGTAGAAGCAGAAATAGTGCATGGTAAGGGTTAAAGACATAGTAAATATTTCATTTCATATTACTacgatttcaaattcaaactttttttttcttcaaaatataGCACTAAGCCACTTACCATAATTTATTTCTCATTATTATACTTCCATACTGGATAATAGAGGATAACGATTTAAAGAAAGATGTAGTGGCGGTCAAAAGATTAggtgataggattatatccatcaaattAGTGTTGGACAATGAGGTTATCAATATTGTCTGCGCATACGCACCCCAGATAGGATTGGATGACAGTAGTAAGCGCCAATTTTGGTACCACATGGATGATTTAGTGCAGAGTTTTGGTCAAGATGAAAcgattattattggaggtgacctGAATGGCCATGTTGGGAACGattgtagaggctatgaaggtgcCCATGGAGGCTTTGGGGTTGGGGataggaatgaggaggggacctcaatcctagactttgcgGTGGCTTATGATATTTCCATTGagaacactttctttgaaaaaagagaggaatacttagttacctacaaaagtgggaTGCATACCAGTCAAATAGACTTCTTCCTAACTAAAAGGGCAGACATGATGTtgtgt encodes:
- the LOC122641153 gene encoding calcium/calmodulin-regulated receptor-like kinase 1, which produces MKGESWGLTVGISIGVIIGVILAISALFCIRYRRKHSQIASSSSQRAVTVPIRTNGADSGTILSDSTVGPESPKGSEMSGFSTWLEGPRSVLSASGIPKYSYKDLQKATHNFTTVIGQGAFGSVYKAQMPTGETIAVKVLATDSKQVGKEFQAEVLLLGRLHHRNLVNLVGYCAEKGQHMLVYVYMSNGSLSSHLYSAKHEPLRWDLRVCIALDVARGLEYLHDGAIPPVVHRDIKSSNILLDQSMKARVADFGLSREEMVNPHASNVRGTFGYLDPEYVSTRAFTKKSDVYSFGVLLFELIAGRNPQQGLMEYVELAALSTEGRFGWEEIADSRLEGKFDVRELNEIAALAYKCVNSVSRKRPSMRDIVPSLSRILKLRDNRKNHKRAQSASMEDAYSDMDQSGAQTPTIELARKSIDSTAHHPEV